Proteins encoded by one window of Candidatus Nezhaarchaeota archaeon:
- a CDS encoding MoaD/ThiS family protein has protein sequence MRVRVVLASVYREAARVKELDLDLPNGSTIRDLALMLSELYGGPFTRLIDEDGSIDKEALLLVNGMSLKEARVELKDGDFVFISSEIVGGGLLIGRPSL, from the coding sequence TTGAGGGTCAGGGTAGTCTTAGCCTCGGTGTATCGTGAAGCTGCGAGGGTAAAGGAGCTGGACTTAGACTTACCTAACGGCTCTACTATAAGGGACCTGGCGCTTATGCTAAGCGAACTTTATGGAGGGCCCTTCACGAGGCTCATCGATGAAGACGGGTCTATCGACAAGGAGGCCCTCCTGCTAGTAAATGGAATGAGCCTAAAGGAAGCTCGCGTAGAGCTAAAGGACGGGGACTTCGTCTTCATCTCGAGCGAAATCGTAGGCGGAGGCCTGCTCATAGGCAGGCCAAGCCTATAG